A portion of the Acidobacteriota bacterium genome contains these proteins:
- a CDS encoding DmsE family decaheme c-type cytochrome — protein sequence MKRHLSTTASLALCLALWSLAPPSRAGDPAATPCTACHDQIVASFESSPHGKLATEPGLDPAGACSACHGPAEQHMEEADPTRIRSFPGKEREADAELCLGCHASRNGMGAWQAGEHAIAGVSCLDCHSIHDLGDEPSPGLGRRHGGDPYASCAHCHGEVLVRTRMPSHHPLGEGRLTCGSCHDPHGMTEGLLRTRFRKNDLCLDCHAAMQGPHVFQHEPVEEDCMICHDPHGGPADNLLVQTEPFLCLQCHEAHFHAGLGGTEGSADTEPVAGMTFGTVSDPTSGLRQITVSNIYGAYGMQRSFLTKCTQCHSAVHGSDTPSAGISGGGRAMTR from the coding sequence ATGAAACGCCACCTGTCCACCACCGCGAGCCTGGCGCTGTGCCTGGCCTTGTGGTCGTTGGCGCCCCCGAGCCGTGCCGGTGATCCAGCCGCAACTCCGTGCACAGCCTGCCACGACCAGATCGTCGCCTCGTTTGAAAGCTCCCCCCATGGGAAACTGGCGACCGAGCCGGGTCTCGACCCGGCCGGCGCCTGCTCGGCCTGCCATGGCCCCGCCGAGCAGCACATGGAGGAGGCCGACCCGACGCGGATCCGATCCTTCCCGGGCAAGGAGCGTGAGGCGGACGCCGAACTCTGTCTCGGCTGCCACGCCTCCCGCAACGGCATGGGCGCCTGGCAGGCGGGCGAACACGCCATCGCCGGGGTGAGCTGCCTCGACTGCCACAGCATCCATGACCTCGGCGACGAGCCCTCTCCGGGGCTGGGCCGGCGCCACGGAGGCGATCCTTACGCGAGCTGTGCCCACTGCCACGGCGAGGTACTGGTCAGGACGCGGATGCCCTCCCATCACCCTCTCGGCGAAGGTCGCCTGACCTGCGGGTCCTGCCATGATCCCCACGGCATGACCGAGGGATTGCTCAGGACACGCTTCCGCAAGAACGACCTCTGCCTGGACTGCCATGCCGCCATGCAGGGGCCCCATGTCTTCCAGCACGAACCGGTCGAGGAAGACTGCATGATCTGCCACGACCCTCATGGCGGACCGGCGGACAACCTGCTCGTCCAGACCGAACCCTTCCTCTGCCTCCAATGCCACGAAGCCCATTTCCACGCCGGACTCGGTGGAACGGAAGGCTCCGCGGACACCGAACCGGTGGCCGGGATGACCTTCGGGACGGTCAGCGACCCGACCTCGGGGCTGCGCCAGATCACCGTCTCCAACATCTACGGTGCCTACGGCATGCAACGCTCGTTCCTGACCAAGTGCACCCAGTGCCATTCCGCCGTTCATGGCTCCGATACTCCCTCCGCCGGTATCTCCGGTGGCGGCCGAGCCATGACCCGGTAG
- a CDS encoding GSU2204 family CXXCH-containing (seleno)protein yields the protein MMSKRISLILLATLAGIGVLPCAAGESGVGEVAVGVRSVNTDDSLNRAAEFESTSSSAVVAGWWSTAFGETSNMALDLLYLDSGEQDYGLVLDFSPSLRLEADHTVFEHHLPHDPLANLEGWDGEGKIVQHTDLDAGNLYREEFNQAHAALIWRPKNSPAWELALKTRSVWREGTRQHRSTDHCYSCHIVGQGVGIDEQLDDLTLEAGYLRSNWGVKYSYTQREYSDDSADDTRWFDPAHHPSKVTPSGAPLPVFGNRVQFGVLPDGTPAWYEGAVAVSTEFERDSHVLTAFWNGNRDHLDGAVAKYTVSSKANLNRGGVGTGYDLDYTSAMARWVHRSGERTKVRIRGRYEKIDSDDAAITLTENVALAGPQAGDTYADVYGADNVDGNLGPDELRWNPDDYRIRRSAVDRKVLTAGADLIYRLGKDRRHRLQVSLKSRTTDRENYAVNDGGSTRTTENTLALRLRGTLGEKKNRYQAAVEWYSADDPFTNVDGGCRTAGTDPADPFVFPWNSYQYYQLYALRFANLTNQPTDRLTLRASVTLSPLENSSLTLQAKRQKRTNDQTQVSDWESSSTDLGALLWWAPSPRIYTVASAQYLKEDQETHICIPLMGG from the coding sequence ATGATGTCGAAGAGAATCTCCCTGATCCTCCTCGCGACGCTCGCTGGAATCGGCGTGCTGCCTTGCGCGGCCGGCGAGAGCGGCGTCGGCGAGGTCGCCGTCGGTGTCCGGTCCGTGAACACCGACGACTCGCTCAACCGGGCCGCCGAGTTCGAGAGCACCTCCAGCAGCGCCGTGGTCGCCGGTTGGTGGAGCACCGCCTTCGGAGAGACGTCGAACATGGCCCTCGACCTGCTCTACCTCGACTCCGGGGAACAGGACTACGGGTTGGTCCTCGACTTCTCCCCTTCGCTGCGCCTCGAGGCCGACCACACCGTCTTCGAGCACCATCTGCCTCACGATCCGCTGGCCAACCTGGAAGGCTGGGATGGTGAAGGCAAGATCGTTCAGCACACCGATCTCGATGCGGGCAACCTCTATCGCGAAGAATTCAACCAGGCTCACGCCGCCCTGATCTGGCGGCCCAAAAACTCTCCCGCCTGGGAACTCGCCCTCAAAACCCGCAGCGTCTGGCGCGAAGGGACCCGCCAGCACCGTTCCACGGATCACTGTTACAGCTGCCATATCGTCGGCCAGGGGGTCGGCATCGACGAGCAACTCGACGACCTGACCCTGGAAGCCGGGTACCTGCGGAGCAACTGGGGAGTGAAATACTCGTACACCCAGAGGGAATACAGCGATGACTCCGCCGACGACACCCGCTGGTTCGACCCGGCTCACCATCCTTCGAAAGTCACCCCGTCCGGCGCGCCGCTTCCGGTCTTCGGCAACCGGGTGCAGTTCGGCGTCCTGCCCGACGGAACGCCGGCCTGGTACGAGGGCGCGGTGGCGGTGAGCACCGAGTTCGAGCGGGACTCCCACGTGCTCACCGCTTTCTGGAACGGCAACCGGGATCACCTGGACGGAGCCGTTGCGAAGTACACGGTCAGCAGCAAGGCGAACCTGAACCGCGGAGGCGTAGGCACGGGCTACGACCTGGACTACACCTCCGCCATGGCGCGCTGGGTCCACCGGTCCGGGGAACGAACGAAGGTCCGGATCCGGGGCCGCTACGAAAAGATCGACTCCGACGATGCCGCCATAACCCTGACCGAGAACGTCGCCCTGGCCGGCCCCCAGGCCGGGGACACCTACGCCGACGTCTACGGTGCCGACAACGTGGACGGCAACCTGGGCCCCGACGAGTTGCGCTGGAATCCGGACGACTACCGCATCCGCCGCAGCGCGGTGGACCGCAAAGTCCTCACCGCGGGTGCCGACCTGATCTACCGCCTCGGCAAGGACCGCCGGCATCGGCTCCAGGTCAGCCTCAAGAGCCGCACCACCGATCGTGAGAACTATGCGGTCAACGACGGGGGCTCCACCAGGACCACTGAAAACACCCTCGCCCTACGCCTGCGCGGCACCCTGGGCGAGAAGAAAAACCGCTACCAGGCCGCCGTGGAGTGGTACAGCGCCGACGACCCCTTCACCAACGTCGACGGCGGTTGCCGGACGGCGGGAACGGACCCCGCCGATCCCTTCGTGTTCCCCTGGAATTCCTACCAGTACTACCAGCTCTATGCGCTGCGCTTCGCCAACCTGACCAATCAGCCCACCGATCGCCTCACCCTGCGGGCCAGCGTGACGCTCTCACCCCTGGAGAACAGCTCGCTGACCTTGCAGGCCAAACGGCAGAAACGGACCAACGACCAGACGCAGGTCAGCGACTGGGAGTCCTCGTCGACCGACCTCGGCGCGCTGCTGTGGTGGGCTCCAAGCCCGCGGATCTACACTGTCGCCTCGGCCCAATACCTCAAGGAGGATCAGGAGACGCATATCTGCATTCCCCTGATGGGCGGGTGA
- the ccsA gene encoding cytochrome c biogenesis protein CcsA translates to MTNIPRPSSADTSQGGVRLLLQGIDFVGNMWFGVTVMTLILVYCWVGSAGTYPFEWFPRQTFEKTEMEWFTWWPFLTLVGLLCLSLSCATLRKIPFNLPNLGTWSAHLGILVLVLGCGIYYSQKLEGDIAVYRRQAIVQVEDGEPASLVLRPGEQVVVRGSSRAYRVRVATLNPAYELLTGDDKGKKTYAAQLDFAPLGGDGERFIRQLLVGYPQYTEDVVPGRGRAIKTLGRKLVDESVQARLEYAPTDLLTLHDRPAIYARLAGGQEWIQYPVKGLPRYHEFMAAPGDAVVADGEPLPRTGRLAIDLRAENDSAPGVSLRVLGFLPFAHMQQRWTAGGDRFDPYLRFTLRAGSAEMSDFMLANDPQRSRLSIDEGLLAVSFKWISDPDALAALIDPTGVPRLRVTVKGRGVSQDVPLDEAAAGPVEIAGTPYRVQLAQLYSNWSLANSREPAQMAVVQVERGEQRFLRAVVAPKVELSQDLTDNGHMRGGLVDDRIHIELLDLIETGIVIVGGPLGLHVVVVGEDGRVEHHEAAVGQAVDLAGGQMQLVVHELSAHSRPVRVPVVIPRDARDLKAGSYYSMVQLEIGEGQSTRRVWLDYSHYPHPSRAGYYPRLVQLGDGRRMEFLFSRESLHLGTPIALEDFRLEVYPGGTRERDYISRIRFLEDGKWSEIHEVRSNQPTEHDGWWLFQATWDPPAPERNYAGMNYTGLGVGNRHGVGVMLFGSLMTVFGVLWAFYFKPVLLLRRREESRAVRKGMSGVAAALALVALLGGLSTARAGELSVSRDFQEALDLEAFRAAAAQEGGRVKTIDSLAREKLKYVNPRLTARVDPLIWYLDLVLVPEHYVDATVIRIKNKALRQRLAQGIRSVVPASRREGLIADEALSKLIDDGLVSPRFLDHQAVRSVMEQLEADLRQTGKAVSQVRNARALADSRVLRSLLRVVPPPGGGELDPWFTLDSAISGGAPADSIHAGMGVGGVPGLDPELARKLRDAWTRLEKSWRFQDAEQANEALSDLAATFRAVNPTLYPDDARLGWELWYYKHNKLTAGWLIYFFAIPLLLMAFLYGFRWARLAGMGLFLLGFAVHTFSIFLRWWLAGRIPNANMFEAVIASAWFGGVVALVLEWVLRRQRLRLLPALCASAYAMVAMMFGNFMTVTLSSDITTVMPVLDRTIWLYIHTNVVIASYALIFFASVTAVLYLVFRGLHRFAPGLLGSQWGPTIFARGGASSVILGRQRLEENAGLARTLDGATMVFLEVAFIALWVGTVLGAVWADVSWGRPWGWDPKEVFALNTWLVFLVLLHVRIKVQDKALWTAILAVVGCAVMIFNWVAVNFVIVGLHSYA, encoded by the coding sequence ATGACGAATATCCCGCGGCCGAGTTCGGCGGACACCAGCCAGGGCGGCGTCCGTCTCCTGCTCCAAGGCATCGATTTCGTCGGCAACATGTGGTTCGGCGTGACAGTGATGACGCTGATCCTGGTTTACTGCTGGGTCGGTTCCGCCGGCACCTATCCCTTCGAATGGTTCCCGCGGCAGACTTTCGAGAAGACCGAGATGGAGTGGTTCACCTGGTGGCCTTTTCTCACCCTGGTGGGCCTGCTCTGCCTGTCGTTGAGCTGCGCGACCCTGCGCAAGATTCCCTTCAACCTGCCCAACCTCGGCACCTGGTCCGCCCACCTCGGTATCCTGGTGCTGGTCCTGGGCTGCGGCATCTACTACTCCCAGAAGCTGGAGGGAGACATCGCTGTCTACCGGCGCCAGGCCATCGTGCAGGTGGAGGACGGCGAACCGGCGAGCCTGGTGCTGCGGCCCGGCGAGCAGGTGGTGGTCCGGGGATCGAGCCGGGCTTACCGGGTGCGGGTGGCGACCCTCAATCCCGCCTACGAACTGCTCACCGGCGATGACAAGGGCAAGAAGACTTACGCCGCCCAGCTCGATTTCGCGCCCCTGGGGGGGGACGGTGAGCGCTTCATTCGCCAGCTTCTGGTGGGCTATCCCCAGTACACCGAGGACGTGGTTCCGGGCCGGGGGCGGGCGATCAAGACACTGGGCAGGAAACTGGTGGACGAGTCCGTCCAGGCACGACTCGAATATGCCCCCACCGATTTGCTCACCCTGCACGATCGACCCGCGATTTACGCCCGCCTGGCCGGTGGGCAGGAGTGGATCCAGTACCCGGTCAAGGGCTTGCCTCGCTACCACGAGTTCATGGCCGCCCCCGGCGACGCGGTGGTTGCGGACGGGGAGCCCCTGCCGCGAACCGGCCGCCTCGCCATCGACCTGCGGGCCGAGAACGATAGCGCCCCGGGAGTGAGCCTGAGGGTCCTCGGTTTCCTGCCCTTCGCCCACATGCAGCAGCGCTGGACGGCCGGCGGAGACCGTTTCGACCCCTACCTGCGCTTCACGCTCCGCGCCGGGAGCGCCGAGATGTCCGACTTCATGCTGGCCAACGATCCCCAGCGGAGCCGGCTCTCCATCGACGAGGGACTGCTGGCGGTGAGTTTCAAGTGGATCAGCGACCCGGACGCCCTGGCGGCGCTGATCGACCCCACCGGCGTGCCTCGACTGCGGGTCACCGTCAAGGGGCGGGGAGTCTCCCAGGACGTGCCCCTCGACGAGGCCGCGGCGGGCCCCGTGGAAATCGCCGGCACCCCGTACCGGGTGCAACTGGCCCAGCTCTACAGCAATTGGAGCCTGGCCAACTCCCGCGAGCCGGCCCAGATGGCGGTGGTGCAAGTCGAGCGCGGAGAACAGCGCTTTCTCCGGGCGGTGGTCGCTCCCAAGGTCGAGCTGTCCCAGGATCTGACCGACAACGGTCACATGCGGGGCGGGCTGGTCGATGACCGGATCCACATCGAATTGCTCGATTTGATCGAGACGGGAATCGTGATCGTCGGCGGCCCCCTGGGCCTGCACGTGGTGGTTGTCGGTGAAGACGGCCGGGTGGAGCATCACGAGGCCGCTGTCGGTCAGGCCGTGGATCTCGCCGGTGGCCAGATGCAGCTCGTCGTGCACGAGTTGAGCGCTCATTCCCGCCCGGTGCGCGTGCCGGTGGTGATTCCTCGAGACGCGCGGGATCTCAAGGCCGGCTCCTACTACTCCATGGTCCAGCTCGAAATCGGTGAAGGGCAGAGCACGCGCCGCGTCTGGCTCGACTACAGCCACTATCCTCACCCGAGTCGGGCCGGCTACTATCCGCGCCTGGTGCAACTGGGGGATGGCCGTCGGATGGAGTTTCTCTTCTCCCGGGAGAGTCTCCACCTGGGTACGCCGATCGCGCTCGAAGATTTTCGGCTGGAGGTGTATCCGGGCGGCACACGGGAGCGCGATTACATCTCCCGTATCCGTTTTCTCGAAGACGGAAAGTGGTCCGAGATCCATGAAGTGCGATCCAATCAACCCACCGAGCACGACGGCTGGTGGCTCTTCCAGGCCACGTGGGATCCGCCGGCTCCCGAGAGGAATTACGCGGGCATGAATTACACGGGTCTGGGGGTTGGGAATCGCCACGGGGTGGGCGTGATGCTTTTCGGCAGCCTGATGACGGTCTTCGGTGTCCTCTGGGCCTTCTATTTCAAGCCCGTGCTGTTGCTGCGGCGGCGGGAAGAAAGCCGCGCCGTGCGCAAGGGGATGTCCGGCGTGGCTGCGGCGCTGGCCCTGGTGGCGTTGCTCGGTGGGCTTTCGACGGCCAGGGCGGGGGAGCTTTCCGTCAGTCGTGATTTCCAGGAGGCTCTCGATCTCGAGGCCTTCCGGGCCGCCGCGGCCCAGGAGGGGGGACGGGTCAAGACCATCGACTCGCTGGCCCGGGAAAAGCTGAAGTACGTCAACCCGCGCCTGACGGCTCGGGTCGATCCGCTGATCTGGTACCTGGACCTGGTGCTGGTGCCCGAACACTATGTCGACGCCACGGTGATCCGGATCAAGAACAAGGCCTTGCGCCAGCGCCTGGCGCAGGGGATTCGCTCGGTGGTGCCCGCGTCGCGTCGCGAGGGTCTGATCGCCGACGAGGCCCTTTCCAAGTTGATCGACGACGGTCTGGTCTCGCCACGCTTCCTCGACCACCAGGCGGTGCGTTCGGTGATGGAGCAGCTCGAGGCCGACCTGCGCCAGACCGGCAAGGCCGTCTCCCAGGTGCGCAATGCGCGGGCGCTGGCCGACTCACGGGTGTTGCGTTCCCTGCTGCGGGTCGTGCCACCGCCCGGGGGTGGCGAACTCGATCCCTGGTTCACCCTCGACAGTGCCATCAGCGGAGGAGCCCCCGCGGACTCGATTCACGCCGGTATGGGCGTCGGCGGAGTTCCGGGCCTCGATCCGGAACTCGCCAGGAAACTGCGCGACGCCTGGACCCGGCTGGAGAAAAGCTGGCGCTTTCAGGACGCGGAGCAGGCCAACGAGGCCCTGAGCGATCTGGCCGCCACGTTCCGGGCCGTCAATCCCACTCTCTATCCCGACGATGCGCGCCTGGGCTGGGAGCTGTGGTACTACAAGCACAACAAGCTCACCGCCGGCTGGCTGATCTACTTCTTCGCGATTCCCCTGTTGCTGATGGCCTTTCTCTACGGCTTCCGCTGGGCGCGCCTGGCGGGGATGGGCTTGTTTCTCCTCGGCTTTGCCGTGCACACCTTCTCGATCTTTCTCCGATGGTGGCTGGCGGGGAGAATCCCCAACGCCAACATGTTCGAGGCGGTGATCGCGTCGGCATGGTTCGGCGGGGTGGTGGCGCTGGTCCTCGAATGGGTGCTCAGGCGGCAGCGGCTGCGCCTGCTGCCCGCATTGTGCGCGTCGGCCTATGCCATGGTGGCGATGATGTTCGGCAACTTCATGACGGTGACCTTGAGCAGTGATATCACCACCGTGATGCCGGTCCTCGATCGCACGATCTGGCTCTACATCCATACCAACGTGGTCATCGCCTCCTACGCGCTGATCTTCTTCGCCTCGGTCACCGCGGTGCTCTACCTGGTTTTCCGTGGACTCCATCGTTTCGCGCCGGGTTTGCTCGGCAGTCAATGGGGTCCCACCATCTTCGCCCGCGGCGGTGCTTCTTCGGTGATTCTCGGGCGCCAGCGCCTGGAGGAAAACGCCGGTCTGGCGCGCACCCTCGACGGGGCGACGATGGTCTTCCTCGAGGTGGCCTTCATCGCCTTGTGGGTCGGCACCGTGCTGGGTGCCGTCTGGGCCGACGTTTCCTGGGGCCGGCCCTGGGGCTGGGATCCGAAGGAGGTCTTCGCCCTCAATACCTGGCTGGTCTTCCTGGTTTTGCTGCACGTGCGGATCAAGGTGCAGGACAAGGCCCTGTGGACGGCGATCCTGGCCGTGGTCGGTTGCGCGGTGATGATTTTCAACTGGGTCGCGGTGAACTTCGTGATCGTCGGTTTGCACAGCTACGCTTGA
- a CDS encoding PQQ-dependent sugar dehydrogenase: protein MHRPRLSALPLLAGLLLAFDAPRTEAQGACDGVAPVQHSGLKTVALVDDTTRLSRLLLVTAPAADTDRLFIVGQDGRIWIHHRGDGPQQVATFLDIRDRVFSLGNEQGLLGLAFDPDFAATGFFWVNYTESESPFFGPFYTVVARFSVSDLDPDVADPASEQRVLRFRQPESNHNGGQLLFGADGMLYIATGDGGGGGDNHGLCGNGQDTTNLLGKILRIDVKNVDPAPLAPDCPLDAADYGVPSDNPLADGGGGACDEIFAWGLRNPWRNDLDPLTGDFYIADVGQSCWEEVNVTPAAQAAGGNYGWRSMEGSHCFVDGSGDCDPAGISCGGSPDCGDPSLVLPALEYPHSEGCSVTGGVVYRGCRLPGLEGRYFYGDYCSGWVRSFLYADGTATDPQDHSAALDPGSQLPGNLSSFGRDGRGEVYLVHQAGKVLKILPLFTDLVVSAPGAGTPFLLGDDWTWEDLAFETGHPVTRYRIYRALRPGTGDFTCVHRTANDTPVWTGGDPETPPVSQAFAYLVTALSPEGEESDDGHPGVGRIAGGCP from the coding sequence ATGCACCGACCCCGCCTGTCCGCCCTGCCCCTTCTCGCAGGCCTGCTGCTGGCCTTCGACGCTCCCAGGACCGAGGCCCAGGGTGCCTGTGACGGCGTCGCCCCGGTCCAGCACAGCGGCCTGAAAACCGTCGCCCTGGTGGACGACACCACCCGGCTCAGCCGCCTGCTTCTCGTGACCGCGCCCGCGGCGGACACCGACCGGCTCTTCATCGTCGGCCAGGATGGACGGATCTGGATCCACCACCGGGGTGACGGGCCCCAGCAGGTGGCGACGTTTCTCGACATCCGCGACCGGGTCTTCAGCCTGGGCAACGAGCAGGGTCTGCTGGGCCTGGCTTTTGACCCCGACTTCGCCGCCACGGGCTTTTTCTGGGTCAACTACACCGAGAGCGAATCGCCGTTCTTCGGCCCGTTCTACACCGTGGTCGCCCGTTTCAGCGTCTCGGATCTCGACCCGGACGTGGCGGACCCCGCAAGCGAGCAGCGGGTGCTGCGCTTCCGGCAGCCCGAGTCGAACCACAACGGCGGGCAGCTCCTGTTCGGCGCCGACGGCATGCTCTACATCGCCACCGGTGACGGCGGCGGCGGCGGCGACAACCACGGCCTGTGCGGCAACGGGCAGGACACCACGAACCTGCTGGGCAAGATCCTGCGCATCGATGTGAAGAACGTGGATCCCGCGCCACTGGCGCCGGACTGCCCCCTGGATGCGGCCGACTATGGCGTGCCCTCCGACAACCCCCTGGCCGACGGGGGCGGCGGCGCCTGCGACGAAATCTTCGCCTGGGGGTTGCGCAACCCGTGGCGCAACGATCTGGATCCCCTGACCGGCGACTTCTACATCGCGGACGTGGGCCAGAGCTGCTGGGAAGAGGTCAATGTGACACCCGCCGCCCAGGCGGCAGGCGGCAACTACGGCTGGCGGTCGATGGAAGGCAGCCACTGTTTCGTCGACGGCTCGGGCGACTGCGATCCGGCCGGGATCTCCTGCGGCGGCTCTCCCGATTGCGGCGACCCGTCGCTGGTCTTGCCGGCACTGGAGTACCCCCACTCCGAGGGGTGCTCGGTCACCGGGGGAGTGGTCTACCGGGGTTGCCGCCTGCCGGGCCTCGAGGGGCGCTACTTCTACGGCGACTACTGCAGCGGGTGGGTGCGCTCGTTCCTCTACGCCGATGGGACCGCCACCGATCCCCAGGATCATTCCGCCGCTCTCGACCCCGGCTCCCAGTTGCCGGGCAACCTCTCCAGCTTCGGCCGGGACGGTCGAGGCGAGGTGTACCTGGTGCACCAGGCGGGAAAAGTGCTCAAGATCCTCCCCCTTTTCACGGACCTGGTGGTCTCCGCTCCCGGGGCGGGGACCCCCTTCCTGCTGGGCGACGACTGGACCTGGGAGGATCTGGCCTTCGAGACCGGCCACCCCGTGACCCGCTACCGGATCTACCGGGCGCTGCGCCCCGGGACCGGCGATTTCACCTGCGTCCACCGTACCGCGAATGACACGCCGGTGTGGACCGGCGGCGACCCCGAGACTCCCCCGGTGAGCCAGGCCTTCGCCTACCTGGTCACGGCCCTGAGTCCCGAGGGGGAGGAAAGCGACGATGGACACCCCGGCGTAGGCCGGATCGCGGGCGGTTGTCCCTGA
- a CDS encoding cupin domain-containing protein: MSDKSQSDNAFPPSQAVALASLVDYGEGAIVSRTLRKTKAGTMTVFAFDKGQALSEHSAPFDAYVQVLEGSVEVVIGGRPIEVSTGEMVLMPADIPHAVHAKQRFKMLLMMFKA, translated from the coding sequence ATGAGCGACAAGTCCCAGTCCGACAACGCCTTTCCCCCGTCCCAAGCCGTGGCCCTGGCGAGCCTGGTGGATTACGGAGAAGGCGCGATCGTCAGCCGCACCCTGCGCAAGACCAAGGCCGGCACAATGACCGTCTTCGCCTTCGACAAGGGGCAGGCGCTCAGCGAACACTCCGCTCCCTTCGACGCCTACGTGCAGGTGCTCGAAGGCAGTGTCGAGGTGGTCATCGGCGGCCGACCCATCGAGGTTTCCACCGGCGAGATGGTGCTCATGCCGGCGGATATTCCCCACGCGGTCCATGCCAAGCAGCGTTTCAAGATGCTGCTGATGATGTTCAAGGCCTGA
- a CDS encoding nitroreductase family protein, protein MNDGPPMVDYRPPHFPPDEMERRAREYYEHCRRRRSVRAFAPDPVPRRLIELAIATAGTAPSGAHMQPWTFVAVSDPALKRRIRLAAEEEERRSYEGGRMPPAWKEALRPLGTDAHKPYLETVPWLVVAFEQVWREGEDGRRLKNYYVRESVGLACGLFIAAIHRMGLATLTHTPSPMGFLRTILGRPENERAIILFPVGYPAPDCRVPDIQRKSLDEIAVWLEG, encoded by the coding sequence ATGAACGACGGCCCTCCGATGGTGGACTACCGCCCACCGCACTTTCCCCCCGACGAAATGGAGCGGCGGGCCCGCGAGTACTATGAGCACTGCCGGCGGCGCCGCAGCGTACGCGCCTTCGCGCCTGATCCGGTGCCCCGGCGGCTGATCGAACTGGCCATCGCCACCGCCGGTACGGCCCCGTCGGGGGCTCACATGCAGCCCTGGACCTTTGTCGCGGTCAGTGACCCGGCGCTCAAGCGCCGGATTCGCCTGGCCGCCGAGGAAGAAGAGCGGCGCAGCTACGAAGGCGGTCGCATGCCTCCCGCATGGAAGGAGGCCCTGCGCCCCCTGGGAACCGATGCCCACAAGCCCTACCTCGAAACCGTCCCTTGGCTGGTGGTGGCCTTCGAGCAGGTCTGGCGGGAAGGCGAGGACGGCCGCCGTCTGAAGAACTACTACGTTCGGGAGAGCGTGGGGCTGGCCTGCGGCCTGTTCATCGCGGCGATTCACCGCATGGGCCTGGCCACTTTGACTCACACCCCATCCCCCATGGGCTTTCTGCGAACGATTCTGGGCCGACCGGAAAACGAGCGGGCGATCATCCTCTTTCCGGTGGGCTACCCGGCTCCGGATTGCCGGGTGCCGGACATTCAACGCAAGAGCCTGGACGAGATTGCCGTCTGGCTGGAGGGCTGA
- a CDS encoding lysine 2,3-aminomutase, with protein MSHPPKVSARRYKPVTRKDLDRLPQLRRLGPGELTAIKALSWVFPFRTNNYVIEELIDWEHLREDPIFHLTFPQPGMLSDADRELMTGLIEAGADDADLLAAARTIQARLNPHPAGQMELNVPTLRGRAVPGLQHKYRETVLFFPSQGQTCHAYCTYCFRWAQFIGIDELKFANREAATLARYVREHEEVHDVLITGGDPMVMRTTVLERYIEPLLAIEHLACIRIGTKAPSFWPHRFLTDSDADDLMRLFDRVRRAGKHLALMAHYCHPRELSTPAAQAALRRVISTGAVVRCQAPLVRHVNDSAGVWEELWRLEVRLGAVPYYMFVERDTGPKHHFEVPLARAWEIFQQAYPRVSGLARTVRGPSMSTTPGKVVIDGVAEYAGEKVFVLRFIQAREPAWVGRPFFARFNEQAVWLDDLEPAFGEREFFFEPTMRRIRKSTVLPAWGSRADRRKTPELFGHVEWE; from the coding sequence ATGAGCCATCCCCCCAAGGTTTCCGCCCGCCGATACAAACCCGTCACCCGCAAGGACCTCGACCGCCTGCCCCAGCTACGCCGCCTGGGGCCCGGCGAATTGACAGCCATCAAGGCCCTGAGCTGGGTCTTTCCTTTCCGCACCAACAACTACGTCATCGAAGAGCTGATCGACTGGGAGCACCTGCGAGAGGATCCGATCTTCCATCTCACCTTTCCCCAGCCCGGCATGCTGAGCGATGCCGACCGGGAGTTGATGACCGGTCTGATCGAGGCCGGGGCCGACGATGCCGACCTGCTCGCGGCGGCCCGAACGATCCAGGCGCGGCTCAATCCCCACCCGGCGGGGCAGATGGAACTCAATGTACCCACCCTGCGCGGCCGCGCCGTACCGGGACTCCAGCACAAGTACCGGGAGACCGTGCTCTTCTTCCCCAGCCAGGGACAGACCTGCCACGCCTACTGCACTTACTGTTTTCGCTGGGCCCAGTTCATCGGGATCGACGAGCTGAAGTTCGCCAACCGGGAAGCCGCCACCCTGGCCCGCTACGTGCGGGAGCACGAAGAGGTGCATGACGTGCTGATCACCGGCGGCGATCCCATGGTGATGCGCACCACGGTACTCGAACGCTACATCGAGCCCCTGCTCGCCATCGAACACCTGGCCTGCATCCGCATCGGCACCAAGGCTCCCTCGTTCTGGCCGCACCGCTTTCTCACCGACAGTGATGCCGACGACCTGATGCGCCTGTTCGATCGCGTGCGCCGGGCGGGCAAGCACCTGGCCCTGATGGCCCACTACTGCCATCCCCGGGAACTGTCCACGCCCGCCGCCCAGGCGGCCCTGCGCCGCGTGATCAGCACCGGCGCCGTGGTGCGCTGCCAGGCGCCGCTGGTGCGACACGTCAACGACAGCGCCGGCGTGTGGGAAGAACTCTGGCGCCTGGAAGTACGCCTCGGGGCGGTGCCCTACTACATGTTCGTCGAGCGGGACACCGGTCCCAAGCACCACTTCGAAGTGCCCCTGGCCCGGGCCTGGGAAATCTTCCAGCAGGCCTATCCGCGGGTTTCGGGCCTGGCCCGCACCGTACGCGGCCCCTCCATGTCGACCACCCCGGGCAAGGTGGTGATCGACGGCGTGGCCGAGTACGCCGGCGAGAAGGTCTTCGTGCTGCGCTTCATCCAGGCCCGGGAGCCGGCCTGGGTAGGCCGTCCTTTTTTCGCCCGTTTCAACGAGCAGGCCGTCTGGCTCGACGATCTCGAGCCCGCCTTCGGAGAAAGGGAATTCTTCTTCGAGCCGACGATGCGTCGTATTCGGAAAAGCACCGTACTCCCGGCCTGGGGTAGCCGCGCAGACCGCCGCAAGACCCCGGAACTCTTCGGCCACGTGGAGTGGGAATGA